A stretch of the Vulcanisaeta souniana JCM 11219 genome encodes the following:
- a CDS encoding NADP-dependent isocitrate dehydrogenase, with the protein MSSRVKIPEDGEPITAQGGVWKVPNKPIILYIEGDGIGPEITNVAIKVIDKAVERAYGSSREIKWVKVYAGEEAERVYGNRFPEETINLITKYRVVLKGPLETPIGGGWRSINVAIRMLLDAYANVRPVKYMPGLESPLKHPERVDMVIVRENTDDLYRGIEWSWDSPEAAKLRKFLREELKVELEDDTGIGIKPISKYKTQRITRFALRFAVENKRRSVTIMHKGNIMKYTEGAFREWAYEVALKEFRDYIVTEEEVNKQYGGKAPSGKILVNDRIADNMFQQIITRPESYDVILAPNLNGDYISDAAGALIGDIGVLGGANVGDSGGMFEAVHGTAPKYAGKNVANPTGIIRGGELMLRFMGWREAANLIDKAITEAINQKKVTQDLARFMGVQPLGTREFGNALMEIIDQLK; encoded by the coding sequence ATGTCTTCTCGCGTTAAAATACCTGAGGATGGAGAACCGATAACTGCACAGGGTGGGGTTTGGAAGGTGCCTAATAAGCCAATAATACTTTACATAGAGGGCGATGGGATTGGGCCTGAGATAACTAATGTGGCCATTAAGGTCATTGATAAAGCCGTGGAGAGAGCATATGGCAGTTCAAGGGAGATTAAATGGGTCAAGGTCTATGCGGGTGAGGAGGCTGAGAGGGTTTATGGTAATAGGTTTCCTGAGGAGACCATAAACCTGATCACGAAGTACAGGGTCGTACTTAAGGGACCTCTGGAGACCCCGATTGGCGGTGGTTGGAGGTCAATAAACGTAGCCATTAGGATGCTCCTGGATGCATACGCCAATGTCAGACCCGTTAAGTACATGCCTGGCCTTGAATCACCACTCAAGCACCCTGAGAGGGTTGATATGGTGATTGTTAGGGAGAACACTGATGACTTGTACAGGGGTATTGAGTGGAGTTGGGACAGCCCAGAGGCTGCCAAGTTAAGGAAGTTCCTTAGGGAGGAGCTTAAGGTGGAGCTTGAGGATGATACCGGAATAGGCATCAAGCCAATTAGTAAGTACAAGACCCAGAGGATAACCAGGTTCGCGCTTAGGTTCGCAGTTGAGAATAAGAGGAGGTCCGTAACGATAATGCATAAGGGCAATATCATGAAGTACACAGAGGGTGCCTTCAGGGAGTGGGCCTACGAGGTGGCGCTTAAGGAGTTTAGGGATTACATAGTTACTGAGGAGGAGGTGAATAAGCAGTATGGTGGTAAGGCACCATCGGGCAAGATACTTGTTAATGATAGGATAGCTGATAACATGTTCCAGCAGATAATAACGAGGCCAGAGAGTTACGACGTGATACTGGCGCCGAACTTAAACGGTGACTACATTAGTGACGCTGCTGGTGCCCTCATAGGCGATATTGGCGTGCTTGGTGGCGCAAATGTAGGTGATTCGGGCGGCATGTTTGAGGCCGTCCATGGCACTGCGCCTAAATACGCAGGTAAGAATGTTGCTAACCCAACAGGTATAATTAGGGGCGGTGAATTAATGCTTAGGTTCATGGGTTGGAGGGAGGCTGCCAACTTAATCGACAAGGCAATAACCGAGGCCATTAACCAGAAGAAGGTCACGCAGGACCTTGCAAGGTTCATGGGAGTTCAACCACTAGGCACTAGGGAATTCGGCAATGCACTAATGGAGATAATTGATCAACTAAAATGA
- a CDS encoding carbon-nitrogen hydrolase family protein — translation MLRIHLLQYGSKIGDVEYNLNRLIKAMERLCVGDGADLIVAPELYLPGYMSKDLIFQIAEPIGGRTISRLLMEASRRNCHVIVGFAERSENTHVLYNTAVAIGPDGVLAVYRKRHLPSYGIFDEYRYFGIGKGDIPVIDINGHKVGIAICYDAFYPEVSRTMMLKGAEVHVYISAAPDMSRIHFETFMVARALENVAYTVYVNTVGQYDGLGFFGGSHVVNPLGNVLIKAKYYEEDVKSVEVDPSDIINYRSHRPILKDLDPSDLELMMNALSEYVNPRPMKRERLTVIKSMNERQ, via the coding sequence ATGCTTAGGATACACCTACTCCAGTACGGTAGTAAAATTGGTGATGTGGAGTACAACCTAAACAGGTTGATCAAGGCCATGGAAAGGCTCTGTGTTGGTGATGGAGCAGACTTGATCGTGGCACCTGAGCTCTACCTACCCGGCTACATGTCTAAGGACTTGATCTTTCAAATAGCAGAACCAATAGGTGGTAGGACGATTAGTAGGCTTTTGATGGAGGCAAGCAGAAGGAATTGCCACGTTATTGTGGGCTTCGCAGAGAGGAGTGAGAATACCCATGTTCTTTACAATACGGCGGTGGCCATAGGCCCTGACGGGGTATTGGCAGTGTATAGGAAGAGACATTTGCCATCCTACGGAATTTTTGATGAGTATAGGTATTTCGGGATCGGTAAGGGCGACATACCGGTCATAGACATTAATGGCCATAAGGTCGGCATTGCAATATGCTATGATGCCTTCTACCCGGAGGTCTCGAGGACAATGATGCTAAAGGGCGCGGAGGTACATGTATACATAAGCGCTGCGCCCGACATGTCTAGGATTCACTTTGAGACATTCATGGTGGCCAGGGCACTCGAGAACGTCGCATACACCGTGTATGTGAATACGGTTGGGCAGTACGACGGACTCGGCTTCTTCGGAGGTAGCCACGTCGTTAATCCACTGGGTAATGTGCTCATTAAAGCCAAGTACTACGAGGAGGACGTGAAGTCCGTGGAGGTTGATCCAAGTGACATTATTAATTACAGAAGTCATAGGCCGATACTTAAGGATCTTGATCCAAGCGACCTGGAGCTTATGATGAATGCGCTCAGTGAGTATGTAAATCCAAGACCTATGAAGAGGGAGAGGTTAACAGTCATTAAGTCAATGAATGAGAGGCAATAG
- a CDS encoding NAD+ synthase yields MPRITLDNVIRIDYEYAARRITDFIRTYVNDSGTTGAVIGLSGGVDSSVTAYLLVRALGRDNVVGLILPYKTTPPEDIRDAKYIAETLGIKYYYIDISNVRNAFAEAIPEFDEGNKVATGNLLPRIRMTILYYFANKLNKVVAGTGDKSELLIGYFTKYGDGGVDILPIGDLYKTQVRYLGKYLGLLDSIAFKPSSPRLWDGQTAEGELGVKYEDVDVILHALVDYRMNIEQAVEATGKPLELVQAVWRRVINTEHKRRSPVVPRVSMRTLGLDWRMPINRTGLSEFME; encoded by the coding sequence GTGCCTAGGATAACACTTGATAACGTGATACGCATTGACTATGAATACGCTGCACGAAGAATAACAGACTTCATAAGGACTTACGTAAATGATTCAGGGACCACAGGGGCTGTTATTGGCCTAAGCGGTGGTGTTGATTCCAGCGTAACCGCATACCTATTGGTCAGGGCGTTGGGACGTGACAACGTAGTTGGCCTAATACTACCGTATAAAACAACACCGCCCGAGGACATTAGGGATGCCAAGTATATCGCCGAGACCCTAGGGATTAAGTATTACTATATTGACATTAGCAATGTTAGAAACGCCTTTGCGGAAGCAATTCCTGAGTTTGATGAAGGAAATAAGGTTGCTACGGGTAATCTCCTGCCCAGGATTAGGATGACAATTCTTTACTACTTCGCCAATAAGCTCAACAAGGTAGTGGCAGGTACTGGAGATAAAAGCGAGCTTTTGATTGGTTACTTCACGAAGTACGGCGATGGAGGCGTTGACATACTACCAATAGGCGACCTATACAAGACCCAGGTTAGGTACCTGGGTAAGTACCTTGGCCTGCTGGATAGTATTGCATTTAAGCCATCAAGCCCAAGGCTTTGGGATGGACAAACTGCGGAGGGCGAGCTTGGGGTTAAGTACGAGGATGTGGACGTCATACTACACGCATTGGTTGATTATAGGATGAACATTGAACAAGCCGTTGAGGCCACGGGTAAGCCCCTTGAGTTGGTCCAAGCCGTATGGCGCAGGGTAATAAATACTGAGCATAAGAGAAGGAGCCCTGTGGTGCCCAGGGTATCCATGAGGACCCTCGGTCTAGACTGGAGGATGCCCATAAATAGGACTGGTCTGAGCGAATTCATGGAATAA
- the moaA gene encoding GTP 3',8-cyclase MoaA: MLIDNYGRPWLKLRIVVNSVCNYRCLFCHFEGQGKFLSRELSAEDIGFVALVAKDLGVDDFKITGGEPLLRRDIVKVVDEINKVGPKDLSMTTNGYFLDVYAEDLLNHGLSRLNISLHSLDKGRYRFITGVDALDKVLENIDYVNRLGFKQVKINVVVLRGLNTDEIPMMIRFAAKYGLVLQLIELMPMGEGFPVFARYYDDLSDVINWLNKHGKLLGTRKDLHNRPIYEVDGVKVEIVKNYNNPSFCAGCTTMRLTSDGRLKTCLYKEPAVDLWPYIGTRDREGLMKAMIYANSLRKPNFIEGASGNLGKIRIRVRIGDLTY, translated from the coding sequence ATGCTGATTGATAATTACGGAAGACCCTGGTTAAAACTAAGGATTGTGGTAAATAGTGTGTGTAATTACCGATGTCTCTTTTGTCATTTCGAGGGCCAGGGTAAGTTCCTAAGTAGGGAGTTAAGCGCAGAGGACATAGGCTTTGTGGCTTTGGTTGCGAAGGACCTCGGAGTTGATGATTTTAAGATAACTGGTGGCGAGCCATTATTGCGTAGGGACATTGTTAAGGTTGTCGATGAGATCAATAAGGTTGGTCCTAAGGACCTATCGATGACAACCAACGGTTATTTCCTGGATGTGTATGCCGAGGACCTACTAAATCACGGACTAAGCAGGCTAAATATATCACTGCACTCGTTGGATAAGGGAAGGTACAGGTTCATAACTGGCGTTGATGCATTGGATAAGGTTCTCGAGAATATTGACTATGTTAATAGACTGGGTTTTAAGCAGGTTAAGATCAATGTGGTTGTTTTAAGGGGATTGAATACAGATGAGATACCGATGATGATAAGGTTTGCCGCTAAGTATGGTCTTGTCCTTCAGCTAATAGAGTTAATGCCCATGGGTGAGGGCTTCCCGGTGTTTGCCAGGTATTATGATGATCTAAGTGACGTAATTAATTGGTTGAATAAGCACGGTAAGTTACTGGGGACTAGGAAGGATCTTCATAATAGGCCTATTTATGAAGTTGATGGTGTGAAGGTCGAGATAGTGAAAAACTACAACAACCCATCCTTCTGCGCAGGCTGTACGACAATGAGGTTAACAAGTGACGGTAGACTAAAGACCTGCCTATATAAGGAGCCCGCGGTTGATCTATGGCCATACATAGGGACTAGGGATAGGGAAGGTTTGATGAAGGCCATGATCTACGCCAACTCACTAAGGAAACCCAACTTCATTGAGGGCGCATCAGGAAATTTGGGTAAGATAAGGATTAGGGTACGTATTGGAGATCTTACTTATTAA
- a CDS encoding DNA topoisomerase IV subunit A, whose product MAKNRNEVLKVLEDWGSSIASKVLGNEEPILEIPARTLSNTVWDPRKKMLVLGPEKLKRRFLDLKESKRFMQTMLMLRLIVQAIREGVYPTIRDLYYNGKHTMEFKADIVKKVIRENTWDEQSESNAVIEDIEVATGILREEMGLSADVKGKVVGPIIVRSKGFEIDATKLGDTALSLPPNPDELDIVKVEANYVLVIEKDAIFQRLNREGFWNKESCLLITAKGMPDRATRRFVRRLNEEYGLPAFVLTDGDPYGWYIYSVYKSGSIKLSYESDRLATPEAKFVGVTATDIRTYKISDEYVIKATDRDLKRAQELIRYPWFQNDQWKKEIELFLRTKKKVEIEALSTHGLKFLHDYLTDKIHGSKFID is encoded by the coding sequence GTGGCTAAGAACAGGAATGAGGTACTTAAGGTTCTTGAGGATTGGGGCAGTTCCATAGCAAGCAAGGTACTTGGTAATGAGGAACCTATACTGGAGATACCGGCTAGAACGTTAAGTAACACAGTATGGGACCCAAGGAAGAAAATGCTTGTACTTGGTCCGGAGAAACTCAAGAGGAGGTTCCTGGATCTCAAGGAGTCCAAGAGGTTCATGCAGACAATGCTCATGCTTAGGCTAATAGTACAGGCAATCAGGGAAGGCGTTTATCCAACAATAAGGGACCTCTACTATAACGGTAAACACACGATGGAGTTTAAGGCAGACATTGTTAAAAAGGTAATTAGGGAAAACACATGGGACGAGCAGTCAGAGTCCAATGCCGTCATTGAGGATATTGAGGTGGCCACTGGGATACTTAGGGAGGAGATGGGGCTTTCGGCAGATGTTAAGGGCAAGGTAGTGGGCCCAATAATCGTTAGGTCCAAGGGCTTCGAGATCGATGCCACGAAGCTTGGGGACACAGCATTGAGCCTTCCACCGAATCCTGATGAACTAGACATAGTCAAAGTTGAGGCTAATTACGTATTGGTTATAGAGAAGGATGCAATATTCCAGAGGCTCAATAGGGAGGGCTTTTGGAATAAGGAGAGTTGCCTATTAATTACGGCTAAGGGCATGCCCGATAGGGCTACCAGGAGGTTTGTTAGGAGACTTAATGAGGAGTATGGGTTGCCGGCCTTCGTGTTGACTGACGGTGACCCATACGGGTGGTACATATACAGTGTTTATAAGAGTGGTTCAATAAAGCTTAGCTATGAGAGCGACAGGTTGGCAACCCCCGAGGCCAAGTTCGTGGGTGTCACCGCGACTGATATACGCACCTACAAGATTAGTGATGAGTACGTGATAAAGGCTACGGATAGGGACCTAAAGAGGGCCCAGGAGCTTATTAGGTATCCCTGGTTTCAAAATGACCAGTGGAAGAAGGAAATTGAGCTTTTCCTTAGGACTAAGAAGAAGGTTGAGATTGAGGCGTTATCAACGCATGGGCTGAAGTTCCTTCATGATTATCTAACTGATAAGATACACGGGAGTAAATTCATCGATTAA
- the argF gene encoding ornithine carbamoyltransferase: MTNIRAIRGRDFITLMDYTTEEIKYLLNLARDLKSRYYQGERHSNVLMGRTLLMIFEKPSTRTRVSLDVAATQLGMHVIYSNPQELQLGRGETIADTARVVDRFVDAIAARVYKHESLVEMARYAVAPVINALSDKEHPLQALADALTLWEIKGRLEGLRVAFVGDGDNNIAHSLMIIGAKLGWEVRIISPKIYWPTKFNELLTEDVKRTGANIMISDNTEDVRGTDAVYTDVWVSMGMETEAEERRKIFRPYQVNAELMRKAGPQAVFMHCLPAHRGEEVMDDVIDGPQSVVWDQAENRLHTAKAVLLSLLA, encoded by the coding sequence ATGACAAACATAAGGGCAATCAGGGGTAGAGACTTCATAACACTCATGGACTACACTACTGAGGAAATAAAGTACTTACTGAACCTAGCCAGGGATCTTAAGTCCCGGTATTACCAAGGCGAACGGCATAGCAATGTGCTCATGGGCAGGACACTACTCATGATATTCGAAAAACCAAGTACAAGGACCAGGGTTAGTCTAGACGTTGCAGCAACGCAATTGGGCATGCACGTAATATACTCAAACCCACAGGAGCTTCAGCTTGGTCGTGGTGAGACCATTGCTGACACCGCGAGGGTTGTCGATAGGTTCGTAGATGCAATAGCCGCCAGGGTTTACAAACACGAATCATTGGTGGAGATGGCTAGGTATGCCGTGGCTCCCGTAATAAACGCATTAAGTGATAAGGAACATCCACTGCAGGCATTAGCTGATGCACTGACCCTGTGGGAGATCAAAGGTAGGCTTGAGGGATTGAGGGTGGCATTCGTTGGTGACGGTGATAATAACATTGCCCACTCATTAATGATAATAGGCGCCAAGCTCGGTTGGGAAGTTAGAATAATATCACCAAAGATTTACTGGCCCACTAAGTTCAATGAATTGCTCACGGAGGACGTCAAGAGGACCGGGGCAAACATCATGATTAGCGATAATACCGAAGACGTCAGAGGAACCGATGCAGTATACACCGATGTCTGGGTCAGCATGGGTATGGAGACTGAGGCCGAGGAGAGAAGGAAGATCTTCAGGCCCTACCAGGTCAATGCCGAACTAATGAGGAAAGCTGGTCCCCAGGCGGTCTTCATGCATTGTCTACCTGCGCATAGGGGTGAGGAGGTCATGGATGACGTTATTGATGGGCCACAAAGCGTAGTTTGGGACCAGGCCGAGAATAGGCTCCATACCGCGAAGGCCGTATTATTATCACTACTGGCATAA
- a CDS encoding S16 family serine protease translates to MNSNIRRISIIVMLVLSLTLSSLVLASTGGWQQLTIYARSTVIHALAVSTNNSGAVINITITAIEPGSGYVYVAASPLPTAESGTFLSSSQIAALVATYLANQPFNKYNFTINVEPTTLEIGGPSASGYVTVAMWTLITNNTLNPGVVMTGMILPDGSIGPVGGLPSKIAAAAQEGYKVILIPYGQQIYQTSSGQIINLVNYGRSMGVDVVPIMDVRQAIYYFTGVNLSIPVISSQSLKNQAYINVTKFLWMRIYNRTINTGAINSTDPNVSNYVKQAINYAGQGMYYTAASLGFQGLINYYQDQLQNYTAQQLNELLSQLNNQLNNYENTLQNYNMTTANIDIMIGIYDRIFDAQQSLSAASQDLSAGDISNAIINLAYAKARIETLGDWLAVLNAISGGSVISTNYLEELTSMYLVYAQSITEYTLSLSSAVGVSNVLQNINSITQEVQEAQNNYQGGLYPLALAQSLDAISSNDAILHLLFTPVINGEMNTEYLVNITEYVKELAVYNTYEAENRCGLFPMLAISYIDYGNYYMSLYNSTNDISNLSVALQLYELAASYSQALYELATSSNSCGATFTVSNIVPISIGNASLNALSNQTVSYNTVPLIIGIALIVLAAGIAVFSIKSLKTTSI, encoded by the coding sequence ATGAACAGTAACATAAGGAGGATTAGCATTATAGTAATGCTTGTACTATCCCTGACTCTGAGCTCATTGGTACTCGCCTCAACGGGTGGGTGGCAACAACTCACAATATACGCTAGATCCACAGTGATCCATGCATTAGCCGTATCCACAAACAACAGTGGCGCCGTAATAAACATAACAATAACGGCAATAGAACCAGGCTCTGGATACGTGTATGTGGCGGCAAGTCCATTACCAACAGCCGAGAGTGGAACCTTCCTATCATCATCACAAATAGCAGCATTAGTAGCCACATACCTAGCAAACCAACCATTCAATAAGTACAATTTCACGATTAACGTAGAACCAACAACCCTCGAAATAGGAGGGCCCTCGGCAAGTGGCTATGTGACGGTCGCCATGTGGACACTAATAACGAATAATACGTTAAATCCAGGCGTTGTCATGACTGGCATGATACTGCCCGACGGATCAATAGGACCAGTGGGTGGGTTACCATCTAAGATAGCGGCTGCTGCCCAGGAGGGCTATAAGGTGATATTGATACCATACGGACAACAGATCTACCAAACAAGTAGCGGGCAAATAATTAACCTAGTAAATTACGGAAGAAGCATGGGGGTTGACGTAGTACCCATAATGGACGTTAGGCAAGCCATTTACTACTTCACAGGCGTGAACCTCTCAATACCAGTAATATCATCACAATCCCTCAAGAACCAGGCGTACATTAATGTCACGAAGTTCCTCTGGATGAGGATCTACAATAGGACAATCAACACTGGAGCCATTAATTCCACGGACCCGAATGTATCTAATTACGTCAAACAAGCCATTAATTATGCAGGACAGGGTATGTATTACACGGCCGCAAGCCTTGGGTTCCAGGGACTAATTAATTACTACCAAGACCAACTACAGAATTACACAGCCCAGCAACTAAACGAACTACTTAGTCAATTAAATAATCAATTGAATAATTACGAAAACACCCTACAGAATTATAATATGACTACTGCAAACATAGACATAATGATAGGTATATATGACAGGATCTTTGATGCACAACAATCATTAAGTGCAGCATCCCAGGATCTCTCCGCCGGCGATATTTCCAATGCAATAATTAACCTGGCGTATGCAAAGGCCAGAATTGAAACCCTGGGCGACTGGTTAGCAGTATTAAATGCAATAAGTGGCGGGTCGGTAATATCAACTAACTACCTCGAGGAACTAACAAGCATGTACCTTGTGTATGCACAATCAATAACGGAGTACACGTTATCCTTATCAAGCGCAGTTGGTGTGTCTAATGTTCTACAAAACATAAATTCAATAACCCAGGAGGTTCAGGAGGCGCAGAATAATTACCAAGGTGGCCTCTATCCATTGGCCCTAGCCCAGAGTCTCGACGCAATATCAAGCAATGACGCAATATTGCACCTATTATTTACACCGGTGATAAATGGAGAGATGAATACGGAATACTTGGTTAATATTACGGAGTACGTAAAGGAATTGGCCGTGTACAATACATACGAGGCAGAGAACAGGTGCGGATTATTCCCAATGCTCGCAATATCATACATAGATTACGGCAATTACTACATGTCGCTATATAACTCAACGAACGACATTAGCAACCTATCAGTTGCACTACAACTCTATGAACTGGCAGCCTCTTACTCACAGGCGCTCTATGAACTAGCCACCTCATCAAATTCATGCGGCGCAACATTCACGGTATCCAACATAGTACCAATAAGCATAGGCAATGCATCACTAAATGCACTGAGTAACCAGACAGTAAGTTACAACACTGTGCCCCTGATAATAGGCATCGCATTAATAGTACTTGCTGCAGGTATTGCTGTATTCTCAATAAAAAGCCTAAAAACAACCTCCATCTAA
- a CDS encoding acyl CoA:acetate/3-ketoacid CoA transferase yields the protein MGRIMNVDSALGGINDGSVVAISGFNIAATPEFLILKLYERYRDTGHPRDLFIVADTLPAARERALDFVAKSMIKDGDFDFIRGFMLPFLGVAPWLQRLAIENRVEAYSFPIGVATKWFRSVASGIPTITKVGLGTFLDPRQDGIYLNDLARERRTCKVELVSINGDEYLLYDCPKPSVGLIRGSATDEFGNLTMSEEAIYSSVLAITQAVKAQPNPGTVIAQVLYVSRFVNPRDVHVPGPLIDHIVVSPPEYHMQSASVKYDPSVCGRFMLSNACLSDNDVPDFESAIARRIVLEFVNLVERLGKPITINLGIGIPALAARIIKSEGIDDYITITVESGPWGGIALGGDDFGVAISPRAIIPMPDQFIMYEGGIIDAASLGFMQVGPNGDVNPSFLSERVTGPGGFPVIAHGTPRLYFAGAFTAGNRDIVVKNGKLTIVRDGSIIKFVKKPYKIGFNAELGLKAGKDVMYITERAVFRLTSEGLVLEEYAPGIDIEKDVLAKMEFKPVVSRHIRPMDSAVFREGPMRLLDVVTNAIRR from the coding sequence ATGGGCAGAATAATGAACGTGGATAGCGCCTTGGGAGGCATTAATGACGGTTCTGTGGTTGCCATTTCTGGTTTTAACATAGCGGCTACTCCGGAGTTCCTTATCCTCAAGCTTTATGAGAGGTATAGGGATACTGGGCATCCCCGTGATTTGTTCATCGTAGCCGATACACTGCCTGCAGCAAGGGAGCGTGCCCTTGATTTTGTGGCTAAGAGCATGATTAAGGACGGAGATTTTGACTTCATTAGGGGTTTCATGCTGCCATTTCTTGGTGTTGCCCCATGGCTCCAAAGGTTAGCCATCGAGAATAGGGTCGAGGCCTATTCATTCCCTATTGGTGTCGCTACCAAGTGGTTTAGGAGCGTGGCCTCTGGTATACCGACAATTACTAAGGTTGGGCTTGGGACATTCCTTGATCCTAGGCAGGACGGTATTTACCTAAATGACTTGGCGAGGGAAAGGAGGACGTGTAAGGTTGAGTTAGTGAGTATTAATGGTGATGAATACCTACTCTATGATTGCCCAAAGCCAAGTGTGGGCTTGATAAGGGGTAGCGCCACTGATGAATTTGGTAATCTAACAATGAGCGAGGAGGCGATATATAGTTCTGTATTGGCTATAACGCAGGCCGTTAAGGCTCAACCGAACCCAGGCACTGTGATCGCCCAGGTACTTTACGTGAGTAGGTTTGTTAATCCCAGGGATGTACATGTACCTGGACCATTAATTGATCACATAGTGGTTTCACCACCCGAGTATCATATGCAGTCGGCCAGTGTTAAATATGACCCAAGTGTATGTGGTAGGTTCATGCTGAGTAACGCGTGCTTGTCAGATAATGATGTACCTGATTTTGAATCGGCAATTGCCAGGAGAATCGTTCTTGAATTCGTTAACCTTGTGGAGAGGCTGGGTAAACCAATAACCATTAACCTTGGCATTGGTATACCAGCACTGGCTGCAAGGATTATAAAGAGCGAGGGCATTGACGATTACATAACCATAACGGTTGAATCAGGCCCCTGGGGTGGAATAGCCCTTGGCGGTGATGACTTCGGCGTGGCAATATCACCCAGGGCAATAATACCCATGCCCGATCAATTCATAATGTACGAAGGGGGTATAATAGACGCCGCCTCTCTGGGCTTCATGCAAGTTGGGCCTAATGGCGATGTAAACCCAAGTTTCCTATCTGAGAGGGTTACGGGCCCCGGCGGATTCCCCGTTATTGCCCATGGAACACCTAGGCTGTACTTCGCTGGCGCATTCACTGCCGGTAATAGGGATATTGTTGTAAAGAATGGTAAATTAACCATAGTTAGGGATGGGTCAATAATAAAGTTCGTTAAGAAGCCCTATAAGATTGGGTTTAATGCTGAGCTTGGATTGAAGGCTGGTAAGGACGTCATGTACATAACCGAGAGAGCCGTATTCAGGCTAACTAGTGAGGGTTTGGTCCTCGAGGAGTATGCACCGGGTATTGACATTGAGAAAGATGTACTGGCCAAAATGGAGTTTAAGCCCGTGGTGTCTAGGCACATACGTCCAATGGATAGTGCAGTATTCAGGGAAGGCCCAATGAGACTTCTCGATGTTGTTACGAACGCAATTAGGCGTTAA
- a CDS encoding translation elongation factor: MLRGSIVTVLSANEQEAFKVASMLGKRDKGEERIYYRKIGDLVRSILIPSPNSILDEAIALSISSSFYFKVSNEITWLDGEKALLLEASGIPGIVLAEGANTFMKYFRELGISKLVAEFKELDAEVSDRGLVYVDRAFNVRGVGIVVLGYALTQVSVHDKLIAYPMNKEVEIRSIQVLDEDQDSVLPGTRVGLALRNVTLEEIEGIQALIKPNTRFSKVIGDFMRFKWSEDAREIHVIFNGIKVMGKIENDHIILSRELPMVNGRAFIINVNAKAKKPRVMGYALINA, from the coding sequence GTGCTTCGAGGGAGTATAGTGACTGTATTATCGGCAAACGAACAGGAGGCATTCAAGGTAGCCTCAATGCTGGGTAAGAGGGATAAAGGCGAGGAAAGAATTTACTACAGAAAGATTGGCGACTTGGTGCGGAGCATATTAATACCGAGTCCCAATAGTATTCTTGATGAGGCCATTGCTCTCTCCATATCCAGTTCCTTCTATTTCAAGGTGAGTAATGAAATAACCTGGCTTGATGGAGAGAAGGCATTGCTACTCGAGGCGTCCGGAATACCTGGTATTGTCCTTGCTGAAGGCGCCAATACCTTCATGAAGTACTTCAGAGAGTTGGGTATTTCGAAGCTTGTTGCTGAGTTTAAGGAGCTTGATGCGGAGGTTAGTGATAGGGGCCTTGTGTATGTTGACAGGGCATTTAATGTTAGGGGCGTTGGCATCGTGGTGCTTGGTTATGCGTTAACCCAGGTTTCTGTACACGATAAACTCATTGCGTACCCAATGAATAAGGAAGTTGAGATCAGGAGCATTCAGGTACTTGATGAGGACCAGGATTCCGTATTACCAGGTACCCGTGTCGGATTGGCACTTAGGAATGTAACGCTTGAGGAAATTGAGGGGATACAGGCGCTCATTAAGCCCAACACTAGGTTTAGTAAGGTTATTGGCGACTTCATGAGGTTTAAGTGGAGTGAAGACGCCAGGGAGATCCATGTAATATTCAATGGCATTAAGGTGATGGGCAAGATCGAGAATGACCACATTATACTTTCCAGGGAGTTGCCAATGGTAAACGGTAGGGCATTTATTATAAATGTAAATGCCAAGGCCAAGAAGCCGAGGGTAATGGGCTACGCATTGATTAACGCCTAA